The Tenacibaculum jejuense genome includes a window with the following:
- the cysM gene encoding cysteine synthase CysM has product MNAKNITDFVGNTPLVEATNIINKKNVRLFLKLEGHNPGGSVKDRAAYYMISEALKKNNIKKGDTLVEATSGNTGIALALMAKVLGLNMVLVMPEHATIERVKTMRAYGAEVILTPSEIGMEGAIDHALELKYKKGYFRLNQFDNLDNPKAHYSTTGPEIWRDTDGEITHFVSAMGTTGTITGVSDYLKEKNKDITIVGVQPKEGVRIPGIRKWPEEYLPAIFKREKIDKILEVNQEEAKAMTIRLAREEGIFSGMSSGGAVASALKLAETLDEGIIVAIICDRGDRYLSSDIFV; this is encoded by the coding sequence ATGAACGCAAAGAATATTACAGATTTTGTAGGAAATACACCTTTAGTAGAAGCTACAAATATTATAAATAAAAAAAATGTCCGTTTATTTTTAAAGTTAGAAGGACATAACCCAGGAGGAAGTGTAAAAGACAGAGCAGCGTATTACATGATTTCTGAAGCTTTGAAAAAGAATAATATTAAAAAAGGAGATACTTTAGTAGAAGCAACAAGTGGAAATACAGGAATTGCACTTGCATTAATGGCAAAAGTTTTAGGATTAAATATGGTGTTAGTAATGCCAGAACATGCGACTATAGAACGTGTGAAAACAATGCGAGCTTATGGAGCAGAAGTAATCTTAACACCATCTGAAATTGGTATGGAAGGTGCTATTGACCATGCTCTAGAATTAAAATACAAGAAAGGATATTTTAGATTAAATCAGTTTGATAATTTAGATAACCCAAAAGCACATTACAGCACAACCGGACCAGAGATCTGGAGAGATACCGATGGTGAAATAACTCATTTTGTTTCTGCTATGGGAACTACAGGAACAATTACAGGAGTTTCAGATTATTTGAAAGAAAAAAATAAAGATATTACTATAGTTGGTGTACAACCTAAAGAAGGAGTTCGTATTCCAGGAATTCGTAAATGGCCAGAAGAATATTTACCAGCAATTTTTAAAAGAGAAAAAATTGATAAAATATTAGAGGTAAATCAGGAAGAAGCAAAAGCGATGACTATTCGTTTAGCTCGTGAAGAAGGAATTTTCTCAGGAATGAGTAGTGGTGGAGCTGTAGCTTCAGCATTAAAATTAGCAGAAACATTAGACGAAGGAATTATAGTTGCAATTATCTGTGATCGAGGAGATCGTTACTTGTCATCAGACATTTTTGTATAG
- the epsC gene encoding serine O-acetyltransferase EpsC, producing the protein MQFSNYNLSLKDDVEYFTKQLFYALFEDVCQEKANHLKGKFVKILKGLSIEKYDEIWMYYQTSFCDIRKKLDLDAKAFENTDPACKSLGEVYLAYPGFHAIAIYRLSHELYKINVPILPRMMSEYAHSLTGVDIHPGATIGEAFFIDHATGVVIGETTIIENNVSIYQGVTLGGIQVKKELAEVKRHPTIESNVTIYANATILGNIVVGANTVIGANVCITKSIEPNSTVIYKSQNSIYN; encoded by the coding sequence ATGCAATTCAGTAATTACAACTTATCACTAAAAGACGATGTAGAATACTTTACAAAACAATTATTTTATGCATTGTTTGAAGACGTTTGTCAAGAAAAGGCAAATCATTTAAAAGGTAAGTTTGTAAAAATCTTAAAAGGATTGTCAATCGAAAAGTATGATGAAATTTGGATGTACTATCAAACATCATTCTGCGATATCCGAAAGAAATTAGATTTAGATGCAAAAGCTTTTGAAAATACAGATCCAGCTTGTAAAAGTTTAGGTGAAGTATATTTAGCGTATCCAGGTTTTCACGCCATAGCGATATATCGTTTAAGTCATGAGTTGTATAAAATTAATGTACCAATTTTACCTCGAATGATGAGTGAATATGCGCACAGTTTAACCGGTGTAGATATTCATCCAGGAGCAACAATTGGAGAAGCTTTCTTTATCGATCACGCAACAGGAGTCGTAATTGGTGAAACTACAATTATCGAGAATAATGTTAGTATTTATCAAGGAGTAACTTTAGGTGGAATTCAAGTAAAAAAAGAATTAGCCGAAGTGAAAAGACATCCAACGATAGAAAGTAATGTTACCATTTATGCAAATGCTACAATTTTAGGAAATATTGTAGTAGGAGCTAATACGGTAATCGGAGCAAATGTTTGCATCACAAAGTCTATAGAGCCAAATTCAACTGTGATTTATAAATCACAAAATAGTATTTACAACTAG
- a CDS encoding 2Fe-2S iron-sulfur cluster-binding protein: MDINIKIKDREGVIHDVVAPTDMAMNLMEVVRSYELAPEGTIGICGGMAMCASCQCYVTSNHELPEMSDDEDAMLAEAFDVEDNSRLGCQIQMTPDLEGLVVELAPES, translated from the coding sequence ATGGATATCAATATAAAAATAAAAGACAGAGAAGGTGTAATTCATGATGTAGTTGCTCCGACAGATATGGCAATGAACTTAATGGAAGTTGTTCGTTCATACGAGTTAGCTCCAGAGGGAACCATAGGAATCTGTGGAGGAATGGCCATGTGTGCTTCTTGTCAATGTTATGTTACGTCTAACCATGAGCTTCCAGAAATGTCTGATGATGAAGATGCAATGTTAGCAGAAGCTTTTGATGTTGAAGATAATAGTAGATTAGGTTGTCAAATACAAATGACACCAGATTTAGAAGGTTTAGTAGTAGAGTTAGCTCCAGAAAGTTAA
- a CDS encoding NAD(P)/FAD-dependent oxidoreductase — protein sequence MIETDILIIGAGPTGLFTVFEAGLLKLRCHLIDALAQPGGQCSEIYPKKPIYDIPAYPEILAGDLTEKLLEQGKQFQPGFTLGERAETIDKQDDGTFIVTTNKGTKHKAPVVAIAGGLGSFEPRKPKIDNLAQFEDNGVEYMIKEPELYRDKDVVIAGGGDSALDWSIFLTDVAKSVTLIHRRNEFRGALDSVEKVQELKNLGKINLITPAEVKGILGDDKVTGVVVEQKDKEPFIIDTDHFIPLFGLAPKLGPIGNWGLEIEKNAIKVDNSLDYQTNIPGIYAIGDVNTYPGKLKLILCGFHEATLMCQSAYKRIFPDKKYVMKYTTVGGVEGFDGTKKEAPKAVVKAIN from the coding sequence ATGATAGAAACAGATATATTAATAATAGGAGCAGGACCAACAGGTTTATTTACAGTTTTTGAGGCAGGATTATTAAAATTACGTTGTCATTTAATAGATGCATTAGCACAGCCAGGTGGACAATGTTCAGAGATTTATCCGAAAAAACCAATTTACGATATACCAGCTTATCCTGAAATTTTAGCAGGAGATTTAACTGAGAAGTTATTAGAGCAAGGAAAACAGTTTCAGCCAGGTTTTACTTTAGGAGAACGTGCAGAAACAATCGATAAACAAGACGATGGAACATTTATCGTTACAACAAATAAAGGAACAAAGCATAAAGCACCAGTAGTTGCAATTGCTGGAGGTTTAGGAAGTTTTGAACCAAGAAAACCTAAGATTGATAATTTAGCTCAGTTCGAAGATAACGGAGTTGAATACATGATTAAAGAACCTGAATTATATCGTGATAAAGATGTTGTAATTGCAGGTGGTGGAGATTCCGCTTTAGATTGGTCTATTTTCTTAACAGATGTTGCAAAATCAGTAACATTAATTCATAGAAGAAATGAATTTAGAGGAGCCTTAGATTCAGTAGAAAAAGTTCAAGAATTAAAGAACTTAGGAAAGATTAATTTAATTACTCCTGCTGAGGTAAAAGGAATTCTTGGAGACGATAAAGTTACTGGTGTTGTTGTAGAGCAAAAAGATAAAGAACCATTTATAATTGATACAGATCATTTCATTCCTTTATTCGGATTAGCTCCAAAACTTGGGCCGATTGGAAATTGGGGATTAGAAATTGAAAAGAATGCTATTAAAGTCGACAATTCTTTAGATTATCAAACAAACATTCCTGGGATTTATGCCATTGGAGATGTGAATACGTATCCAGGGAAATTAAAATTAATTTTATGTGGTTTCCATGAAGCTACCTTAATGTGTCAGAGTGCATACAAAAGAATCTTTCCAGATAAAAAGTATGTCATGAAATATACAACTGTAGGAGGAGTAGAAGGTTTCGACGGAACTAAAAAAGAGGCGCCGAAAGCAGTAGTAAAAGCTATCAATTAG
- a CDS encoding precorrin-2 dehydrogenase/sirohydrochlorin ferrochelatase family protein: MVEERNNLYPVFLKVKNLQVLVVGGGFVAEEKLTFLLKSSPDAKITIVSPMFREGTKALAEKGDVTLINDVYKTSYLDGKHIVIATTDIPEINVEVYKDCRAQSKLVNVADNPPYCDFYMGGVVTKGNVKIAISTNGKSPTTAKRLRQFFEEVIPDKIDDLVQNLNEYRKTIKGNFEQKVETLNEFTKGLVEKIEK, translated from the coding sequence ATGGTTGAAGAAAGAAATAATTTATATCCTGTATTTCTTAAGGTTAAGAATTTACAGGTGTTAGTTGTAGGTGGAGGTTTTGTTGCAGAAGAAAAACTTACGTTTCTGCTAAAATCAAGTCCAGATGCAAAAATTACGATTGTTTCTCCAATGTTTAGAGAAGGAACAAAAGCTTTAGCAGAAAAAGGTGATGTTACGCTAATTAATGATGTGTATAAAACTTCGTATTTAGATGGAAAACATATTGTGATAGCAACAACAGATATTCCTGAAATAAATGTTGAGGTTTACAAAGACTGTAGAGCGCAAAGTAAGTTGGTAAATGTAGCCGACAATCCACCATATTGTGATTTTTATATGGGAGGTGTAGTTACCAAAGGAAATGTAAAAATTGCAATTTCAACCAATGGAAAATCACCTACAACAGCAAAAAGATTACGACAATTTTTTGAGGAAGTAATTCCAGATAAAATAGATGACCTCGTGCAAAATTTGAACGAGTATAGAAAAACAATTAAAGGAAATTTTGAACAAAAAGTAGAAACATTAAACGAGTTTACTAAAGGTTTAGTAGAAAAGATAGAAAAATGA
- the cobA gene encoding uroporphyrinogen-III C-methyltransferase — translation MNVIPKLTIVGAGPGDPELITLKAIKALQRADVVLYDALVNAELLDHVNPNAELIFVGKRRGCYRYQQEQINELIVARGKSHGHVVRLKGGDPFIFGRGSEEMEYAAQHGLEVAMVPGISSSIAVPAYQNVPLTKRGSAESFWVITGTTKQHKLSEDVALAAKSNATVVILMGMGKLSQITSLFEQEGKGDVPVAIIQEGTTPQEKVGVGTVNTITAVVEEKRLSNPAIIVIGEVVRHREILANIQNEVGVKEVTNG, via the coding sequence ATGAACGTAATTCCAAAATTAACTATAGTAGGAGCAGGACCTGGAGATCCTGAATTAATCACATTAAAAGCAATTAAAGCATTACAAAGAGCAGATGTTGTATTATATGACGCTTTAGTAAATGCAGAATTGTTAGATCACGTGAATCCGAATGCTGAGTTAATTTTTGTAGGAAAACGTCGCGGTTGTTACCGATATCAACAAGAACAAATCAATGAGTTAATTGTTGCCAGAGGAAAATCACACGGACACGTGGTTCGTTTAAAAGGTGGAGATCCTTTTATCTTCGGAAGAGGTTCTGAGGAAATGGAATATGCAGCGCAACACGGATTAGAAGTGGCAATGGTTCCAGGAATTTCATCATCAATAGCAGTTCCAGCGTATCAAAATGTACCATTAACAAAAAGAGGTAGCGCAGAAAGTTTCTGGGTAATTACAGGAACTACAAAGCAGCATAAACTTTCTGAAGATGTTGCGTTAGCAGCAAAATCAAATGCAACAGTTGTGATATTAATGGGAATGGGGAAACTTTCTCAAATCACAAGTTTGTTTGAACAAGAAGGAAAAGGAGACGTGCCTGTAGCAATTATTCAAGAAGGAACAACACCACAAGAAAAAGTTGGAGTGGGAACTGTAAATACTATAACAGCAGTAGTTGAAGAAAAACGACTAAGTAATCCTGCAATTATAGTTATTGGAGAAGTAGTAAGACATAGAGAAATCTTAGCAAATATTCAAAATGAAGTAGGAGTAAAAGAAGTTACAAATGGTTGA
- a CDS encoding nitrite/sulfite reductase produces MQSFRSEIENPVVEKDILELERKIRLFKEGKVDEERFRSLRLARGVYGQRQLGVQMVRIKIPYGKVTSEQLHRISDVSDEYSRGRLHITTRQDIQIHYVSLDRTPELWSQLEKDDITLREACGNAVRNVTASETAGIDPKEPFDVTPYAHATFQFFLRNPVCQEMGRKFKMSFSATDDDTALSFIHDLGFIAKTKKIGDQEIRGFKVVLAGGLGSQPRHADVMYDFLATDLLIPTIEGVLRVFDRYGERAKRAKARLKFLVKDLGLDGFLNLVDKEKRALAYQSYPIDTTEFENEIVFETSEVPSVTIEDQEAYDLWKSTNVIPQKQDGLFAIGIKVHLGDFYTDKARKLADLIKKYGANELRFTLRQNILIRHVRAAFLPFFYTELNKLGFAEAGYDSLLDITACPGTDTCNLGIASSTGISVELERVLRKEYPQYVNNKDITIKISGCMNACGQHNMAHIGFQGMSIKSGNLVAPALQILLGGGVLGNGAGRFSDKVIKVPSKRGPESLKILLNDFENHKNNQETFLDYYDRKGKTYFYDILKHLSSTDDLTENDFVDWGHDKKYVKAIGVGECAGVVIDLVATLLFESEEKIVNAEVAIQEQKWSDSIYHAYASIVNTAKALLTAEGSKVKTNTQAAIITNFDKVFVETNRIVLEGSFEELVYEINKHEPTEEFAKAYANKAKSFYQKVDAYRKLEVEVK; encoded by the coding sequence ATGCAAAGTTTTAGAAGCGAAATAGAAAATCCAGTTGTTGAAAAAGACATCTTGGAATTAGAAAGAAAAATTAGACTTTTTAAAGAAGGAAAGGTAGATGAAGAACGTTTTAGAAGTCTACGTCTAGCTCGTGGTGTATATGGGCAAAGACAGTTAGGAGTTCAAATGGTACGTATAAAAATACCGTACGGAAAAGTAACTAGCGAACAATTGCATCGTATTTCTGATGTGTCTGATGAATATTCTAGAGGAAGATTACACATTACTACTAGACAAGATATTCAGATTCACTATGTAAGTTTAGATAGAACACCTGAGCTTTGGTCTCAATTAGAGAAAGATGATATTACATTAAGAGAAGCTTGTGGAAACGCAGTAAGAAATGTAACAGCATCAGAAACTGCAGGAATAGATCCTAAAGAACCTTTTGATGTAACTCCATATGCACACGCAACATTTCAATTTTTCTTAAGAAATCCTGTATGTCAAGAAATGGGAAGAAAATTTAAAATGTCTTTTTCTGCGACTGATGACGATACTGCGTTAAGTTTTATTCATGATTTAGGTTTTATTGCTAAAACTAAAAAGATCGGAGATCAAGAAATTCGCGGATTTAAAGTTGTGTTAGCAGGTGGACTAGGTTCTCAGCCAAGACATGCAGATGTAATGTATGATTTCTTAGCAACAGATCTATTAATTCCAACTATAGAAGGTGTTTTAAGGGTTTTCGATCGTTACGGAGAAAGAGCTAAAAGAGCAAAAGCACGTTTGAAATTCTTAGTTAAAGATTTAGGTTTAGATGGATTTTTAAATTTAGTAGATAAAGAAAAAAGAGCTTTAGCATATCAATCTTATCCTATTGACACGACTGAGTTTGAAAATGAAATTGTTTTTGAAACATCAGAAGTTCCTTCAGTAACTATTGAAGATCAAGAAGCATATGATTTATGGAAATCTACGAATGTAATTCCACAGAAACAAGATGGTTTATTTGCTATTGGGATAAAAGTACATTTAGGTGATTTTTATACTGATAAAGCTAGAAAGCTAGCTGATTTAATTAAGAAATACGGAGCAAACGAGTTACGATTTACATTACGTCAGAATATTTTAATTCGTCATGTAAGAGCAGCTTTTTTACCATTCTTCTACACAGAATTAAATAAACTTGGTTTTGCAGAAGCTGGGTACGATAGTTTATTAGATATCACTGCTTGTCCTGGAACAGATACTTGTAATTTAGGTATAGCGAGTAGTACAGGTATTTCAGTAGAACTAGAACGTGTGCTAAGAAAAGAATATCCGCAATATGTAAATAATAAAGACATTACAATCAAAATTAGTGGTTGTATGAATGCTTGTGGTCAGCATAATATGGCACACATTGGTTTTCAAGGAATGTCAATTAAGTCAGGAAATTTAGTTGCACCTGCATTACAAATTTTATTAGGTGGAGGTGTTTTAGGAAATGGAGCTGGACGATTTTCTGATAAAGTAATTAAAGTTCCAAGTAAGCGCGGTCCGGAATCTTTAAAAATACTGTTAAATGATTTCGAAAATCATAAAAATAATCAAGAAACCTTTTTAGATTATTATGATAGGAAAGGAAAAACTTACTTTTATGATATTCTGAAGCATTTGTCAAGTACCGACGATTTAACAGAGAATGACTTTGTGGATTGGGGACACGATAAAAAATATGTAAAAGCCATTGGTGTAGGAGAGTGCGCCGGTGTGGTTATAGATTTAGTGGCAACACTTTTATTCGAAAGCGAAGAAAAAATAGTGAATGCAGAAGTAGCAATTCAAGAGCAAAAATGGTCTGATAGTATTTACCATGCATATGCATCAATTGTGAATACTGCAAAAGCATTATTAACAGCAGAAGGATCTAAAGTGAAAACAAATACTCAAGCAGCAATCATAACGAATTTTGATAAAGTATTTGTTGAAACAAATAGAATCGTTTTAGAAGGTTCTTTTGAAGAATTAGTTTACGAAATCAATAAACATGAGCCAACTGAAGAGTTCGCTAAAGCATATGCGAATAAGGCAAAGAGTTTTTATCAAAAGGTAGATGCGTACAGAAAGTTAGAAGTTGAAGTAAAATAA
- a CDS encoding 4Fe-4S dicluster domain-containing protein, translating into MAIIITDECINCGACEPECPNTAIYEGAEDWNYGQGTSLEGDIELLNGIKLNAEDDQEAISDEYYFIVPDKCTECKGFHEEPQCAAVCPVDCCVPDENHVETEEELLNKQQFLHN; encoded by the coding sequence ATGGCAATTATTATAACAGACGAATGTATCAATTGTGGTGCCTGTGAGCCAGAGTGCCCGAATACAGCGATTTACGAAGGAGCCGAAGACTGGAATTACGGTCAAGGAACTTCTTTAGAAGGAGATATTGAATTATTGAATGGAATTAAGCTGAATGCTGAAGATGATCAAGAAGCAATATCTGATGAATATTATTTCATTGTACCAGATAAATGTACAGAATGTAAAGGGTTTCACGAAGAGCCACAATGTGCAGCAGTTTGTCCTGTTGATTGTTGTGTTCCTGATGAGAATCATGTAGAAACCGAAGAAGAATTATTAAACAAGCAGCAATTTTTGCATAATTAA
- a CDS encoding sulfate adenylyltransferase subunit 1: MNVLKIATAGSVDDGKSTLIGRILYDTNSLTEDKLQAIEDKSKQRGFDYLDFSLATDGLVAEREQGITIDVAHIYFSTPRTSFIVADSPGHIEYTRNMVTGASNSQASIILVDARNGVVEQTYRHFFINNLLRVKEVVIAVNKMDLVDYSEEKFNQIKGEIEYLAQKSDYQDQNLTFVPVSALHGDNVVTASNNIPWYTGKSLLEYLEGLHVEEEQESEFKVRFPVQTVIRPKTDEYHDYRGYAGKLYGGDLAVGDEVTVLPSETKSKVKSIQFFDQEFEQAKSGSSVSITLEDNVNVSRGDMLVKTGQEPKVVKQLEATICWMDSTPLQASEKYYIKHGVNDAQAKITSLDAIINTDFSGEDENPSKLSLNEIGKVSLKVSKPLFVDSYKENKANGAFILINPKTNNTSGVGFIN; this comes from the coding sequence ATGAACGTACTAAAGATAGCAACAGCAGGAAGTGTAGATGATGGAAAGAGCACGTTAATAGGACGAATTTTATACGATACGAATTCATTGACTGAAGATAAACTTCAAGCTATTGAAGATAAAAGTAAACAAAGAGGATTTGATTATTTAGATTTTTCATTGGCAACAGACGGTTTGGTAGCTGAGAGAGAGCAAGGAATTACAATCGATGTAGCACATATTTATTTTTCTACACCAAGAACTAGTTTTATTGTGGCAGATAGTCCTGGACACATTGAGTATACAAGAAATATGGTTACTGGAGCGTCAAATTCTCAAGCGTCTATAATTTTAGTAGATGCTAGAAATGGAGTGGTCGAACAAACATATCGTCACTTCTTTATCAATAATTTACTTAGAGTGAAAGAAGTTGTTATCGCAGTGAATAAAATGGACTTGGTAGATTATTCTGAAGAGAAATTCAATCAGATTAAAGGAGAGATAGAATATTTAGCTCAGAAAAGTGATTATCAAGATCAAAATTTAACTTTTGTACCAGTTTCAGCTTTACATGGAGATAATGTAGTTACTGCGTCAAATAATATTCCATGGTATACAGGTAAAAGTTTGTTAGAATATTTAGAAGGTTTACATGTAGAAGAGGAACAAGAATCTGAATTTAAAGTGCGTTTCCCTGTACAAACAGTAATCCGTCCTAAAACAGATGAATATCACGATTATAGAGGTTACGCTGGGAAATTATACGGAGGAGATTTAGCAGTTGGAGATGAAGTTACCGTATTGCCTTCTGAAACAAAATCTAAAGTAAAAAGTATTCAATTTTTCGATCAAGAATTCGAACAAGCTAAAAGTGGAAGTTCTGTAAGCATTACATTAGAAGATAATGTGAATGTGAGTAGAGGTGACATGTTAGTGAAAACGGGTCAAGAACCTAAAGTTGTAAAACAATTAGAAGCTACAATTTGTTGGATGGATAGCACGCCATTACAAGCTTCAGAAAAATATTATATCAAGCATGGAGTAAACGATGCTCAAGCTAAGATTACAAGTCTAGATGCAATTATTAATACTGACTTTTCAGGCGAAGATGAAAACCCTTCAAAACTTTCCCTGAATGAAATAGGGAAAGTTAGCCTGAAAGTAAGCAAACCGTTATTTGTGGATAGTTATAAAGAAAACAAAGCGAATGGAGCTTTTATCTTAATCAATCCGAAAACAAATAATACTTCGGGTGTAGGTTTCATCAATTAA
- the cysD gene encoding sulfate adenylyltransferase subunit CysD, producing MWFTYLKNMIMNTDVIRVGALESEAIYIIREVAAQFEKPVLLFSGGKDSITLVRLAQKAFYPAKIPFPLMHIDTGHNFPETIEFRDRLVEELGVELIVRNVQDNIDAGKVKEETGKYASRNILQTETLLDAIEEFGFDACIGGARRDEEKARAKERIFSVRDDFGQWDEKNQRPELFDMLNGRIDLGQNVRVFPISNWTELDVWSYIQKEAIEIPSIYFAHQRETFLRDGLIWSANDGVVYRDEDEKVEQRMVRFRTVGDMSCTAAVLSDAVDIASVVAEIRESKISERGARIDDKRSEAAMEKRKQQGYF from the coding sequence ATGTGGTTTACATATTTAAAAAACATGATTATGAATACGGATGTAATTAGAGTAGGAGCATTAGAGAGTGAAGCAATTTATATCATAAGAGAAGTAGCAGCTCAGTTTGAAAAGCCTGTGTTGTTATTTTCTGGAGGAAAAGATAGTATTACCCTGGTAAGATTAGCTCAAAAAGCTTTTTACCCAGCAAAAATTCCATTCCCTTTAATGCATATCGATACAGGACATAATTTTCCTGAAACTATTGAGTTTCGTGATCGGTTAGTTGAAGAATTAGGAGTTGAGTTAATCGTTCGTAATGTTCAAGATAATATAGATGCTGGTAAAGTAAAAGAAGAAACTGGAAAGTATGCGAGTAGAAATATTTTACAGACTGAAACTTTATTAGACGCAATTGAAGAATTCGGATTCGATGCATGTATCGGTGGTGCAAGAAGAGATGAAGAGAAAGCAAGAGCAAAAGAGAGAATTTTTTCAGTTCGTGATGATTTCGGTCAGTGGGATGAAAAAAATCAAAGGCCAGAATTGTTTGATATGTTAAATGGAAGAATCGATTTAGGTCAAAATGTTCGTGTGTTTCCTATTTCAAATTGGACGGAGTTAGATGTATGGTCGTATATCCAAAAGGAAGCTATTGAAATTCCTTCCATATACTTTGCACATCAGCGTGAAACTTTCTTAAGAGATGGATTGATTTGGTCTGCAAATGATGGAGTTGTATATCGAGATGAAGATGAGAAAGTAGAGCAAAGAATGGTTCGTTTTAGAACTGTAGGAGATATGAGTTGTACTGCAGCAGTTTTATCAGATGCTGTAGATATCGCATCTGTAGTTGCCGAGATCAGAGAATCCAAAATTTCTGAACGTGGCGCAAGAATAGATGATAAGCGTTCTGAGGCAGCAATGGAAAAAAGAAAGCAACAAGGATATTTTTAA